A window of the Gemmatimonadota bacterium genome harbors these coding sequences:
- a CDS encoding sigma-70 family RNA polymerase sigma factor has protein sequence MVNADPKQLREFLQATPLEDLTDEQLVTVHLDGRPGAFQRLYDRYRDRLIHFITRKTGDGDRAQDLVQEAFIRVTRHLHRFDTSKKFSTWVYTIASNLSKNELRNRSRSPLVLFQRLTSNWDDDHRPLQFEDYSMRPDDLYRKRFLRRLVEDTVKELPEHHRLVFRLRELEGKSYEEISQITGVNLGTVKSRLHRARNSFAQRIEPFLN, from the coding sequence ATGGTCAACGCCGACCCCAAACAGCTCCGTGAATTCCTGCAGGCCACACCGCTGGAGGATCTCACCGACGAGCAGCTGGTCACCGTGCATCTGGACGGACGTCCTGGCGCGTTCCAGCGTCTGTACGATCGGTACCGGGACCGGCTCATCCACTTCATCACGCGCAAGACCGGTGATGGCGATCGGGCGCAGGACCTCGTGCAAGAGGCGTTCATCAGAGTGACGAGGCACCTGCATCGTTTCGACACGTCGAAGAAGTTCTCGACTTGGGTCTATACGATTGCGAGCAATCTCTCCAAGAATGAACTGCGCAACCGTTCCAGAAGCCCACTCGTGCTCTTTCAGAGGCTCACGAGCAATTGGGATGACGACCACCGTCCTCTGCAGTTCGAGGACTACTCGATGCGCCCGGACGACCTCTACCGGAAACGGTTTCTACGGCGACTCGTCGAAGACACGGTGAAGGAGCTGCCGGAGCACCATCGTCTCGTCTTCCGCCTTCGCGAGCTGGAAGGGAAGAGCTACGAGGAGATCTCTCAGATAACGGGAGTGAACCTCGGAACGGTGAAGAGCCGCCTGCACCGCGCGCGGAACTCGTTCGCCCAACGTATCGAGCCCTTCCTCAACTGA
- a CDS encoding HAMP domain-containing histidine kinase produces MEIGIGIAIGVVLGVAGFLLGRSGAHSAGVGEGRAEAERRLTAAADAIRRGRRPQAAAGSPEEELYAALEQGWAPRETERRAALKEAIGRVSVFLDASVRVPLAGAGREARAGELRERIQRALGALEDLNFFLEEPAGESEVRDLVPLVQHVAREFAADQDLAVRIQLAEASVRATVNAQVLMDSLYLILHNAGRFGGGATVDVTVQAVDGRVLVTVRDRGEGFTEEAFKRAFDPFYSTSKEGLGLGLPHARTLIEGMGGRVELRNAPEGGAEVEVSFESN; encoded by the coding sequence ATGGAGATCGGGATCGGAATCGCCATTGGGGTCGTGCTCGGCGTTGCGGGCTTTCTGTTGGGACGCTCCGGCGCACATTCGGCGGGAGTCGGGGAGGGGCGCGCTGAGGCAGAGCGGCGCCTCACTGCAGCGGCCGACGCCATCCGTCGGGGTCGACGCCCTCAGGCCGCCGCCGGCTCGCCGGAGGAAGAGCTGTACGCTGCGCTGGAGCAAGGCTGGGCCCCTCGGGAGACCGAGCGACGGGCAGCTCTGAAAGAAGCGATCGGACGCGTGAGCGTGTTCCTGGATGCGAGCGTGCGCGTTCCGCTCGCGGGCGCAGGTCGCGAGGCACGTGCTGGTGAGCTGCGTGAACGCATCCAGCGCGCGCTCGGCGCCCTCGAGGACTTGAACTTCTTTCTGGAGGAGCCCGCCGGCGAGAGCGAAGTCCGCGACCTCGTGCCGCTCGTGCAGCACGTAGCTCGCGAATTTGCTGCTGACCAGGACCTGGCAGTCCGGATCCAATTGGCCGAAGCCTCGGTACGCGCCACGGTGAATGCCCAGGTGCTCATGGACAGCCTGTACCTCATCCTCCACAACGCCGGCCGCTTCGGAGGAGGTGCGACGGTCGACGTTACGGTCCAGGCCGTCGACGGTCGTGTTCTGGTCACCGTGCGAGACCGCGGCGAGGGCTTTACGGAGGAGGCGTTCAAGCGGGCGTTCGACCCGTTCTACTCGACGTCGAAGGAGGGGCTCGGGCTGGGTCTGCCCCACGCACGCACGCTCATCGAAGGCATGGGTGGACGCGTGGAGCTTCGCAACGCCCCGGAGGGTGGCGCTGAGGTCGAGGTATCGTTCGAGAGTAATTGA
- a CDS encoding thiamine pyrophosphate-dependent dehydrogenase E1 component subunit alpha, whose translation MKRYPAFDPPEYVDWTPDPALVRSFAERLQADADRSRIVAQLGENDLVAMYRDLLRTRLHDIGLKRWVHTGIISKAWLGTGEEAVTVGSVSALAPARDVVSPMIRNAGALHMMGMPLSDMFRGYLSTSDSPSRGRDLHIGDLPNGIIQPISHMGTSVTIMAGVALAAVSRGEDRVALTWVGDGATKTAACHEGMNFAAVQNLPVIFVIQNNQVALGTRIEQHGAGDLHDWPAMYGIEHWICDGNNVLDVFAATRIAAERCRAGQGPAVVVADTFRMGGHATHDEREARDTFAPELFAAWGRRDPIGLFEAYLEEHGIGTETLLTIEAEVTDEIERAAAEALASRDRIPAPEQALYEGFSEGGVLIGLENRPI comes from the coding sequence ATGAAGCGCTATCCAGCATTCGATCCTCCCGAATACGTCGACTGGACCCCCGATCCGGCGCTGGTCCGCTCGTTCGCAGAGCGCCTTCAAGCCGACGCCGATCGCAGTCGGATCGTGGCGCAACTGGGCGAAAACGACCTGGTCGCGATGTACCGAGATTTGCTGCGCACTCGACTTCACGACATCGGGCTCAAGCGATGGGTCCACACTGGCATCATCTCCAAGGCGTGGCTCGGCACCGGCGAAGAGGCGGTCACAGTAGGCTCCGTGAGCGCGCTCGCTCCGGCAAGGGACGTGGTGAGCCCGATGATTCGCAACGCGGGCGCCCTACACATGATGGGCATGCCGTTGTCGGACATGTTCCGCGGGTACCTGTCCACCAGCGACTCTCCGAGTCGTGGGCGTGACCTGCACATCGGCGACCTGCCCAACGGCATCATCCAACCGATCAGCCACATGGGAACGAGCGTCACGATCATGGCCGGCGTCGCTCTGGCCGCGGTCAGTCGAGGAGAGGACCGAGTGGCCCTCACCTGGGTCGGCGACGGAGCCACCAAGACCGCCGCTTGTCACGAAGGCATGAACTTCGCAGCAGTGCAGAATCTCCCGGTCATCTTCGTGATTCAAAACAACCAGGTGGCTCTCGGAACCCGCATCGAGCAGCATGGTGCCGGCGATCTGCACGACTGGCCGGCGATGTACGGGATCGAGCATTGGATCTGTGACGGCAACAACGTTCTCGACGTGTTCGCCGCCACCCGGATCGCCGCGGAAAGGTGCCGGGCGGGCCAGGGGCCGGCGGTTGTCGTGGCCGACACCTTCAGGATGGGCGGCCACGCCACCCACGATGAAAGGGAGGCGAGGGACACCTTCGCGCCCGAGCTGTTCGCGGCTTGGGGCCGACGGGATCCTATCGGCCTCTTCGAGGCTTACCTGGAAGAACACGGTATCGGAACCGAGACGCTGCTGACCATCGAAGCTGAGGTGACGGACGAGATCGAACGCGCGGCGGCGGAAGCTCTCGCTTCCCGCGACCGGATTCCAGCACCGGAACAGGCTCTCTACGAGGGCTTTTCCGAAGGAGGGGTCCTGATCGGCCTGGAAAACAGGCCGATCTGA